In Sphingomicrobium sediminis, the genomic window CAGTTCGGCACCGCACAGGCGGCCATAACCGTCGCGGCGCGGTTTGGCGCCAATGAGCGTGAGGGCCTGCGCGATCTGCACGCCTTCGGACTTCATATTGTCGGTGCCCCACAGGACCATGGCCAGGCTGTGCGGGAAGGACGCGCCGCCTGCGACGTGGCGGGCGATGAGCTGTTCGGCCTGCGCCGCGCCCTGCTGGCAGGCGAAGCGGCTGGGCAGGCGGAAGGGGTCGAAGCCGTGCATGTTGCGACCGGTCGGCAGCACGTCGGGATTGGCAACGACATCGCCGCCGGGGGCAGGGGGCGTGTAGCCGCCGTCGAGGGCGTGGATCAGCGCGCCGAGTTCGTCGCAGCTGTCGAGCTTGGCGATGAGGTCGTCGCGGTCGGCCTCGGGATCGGCCTCCATCATCGCATCCAGCAAGTCGGCCTGTTCGGCGCCTTCCGGCGGACTTCCGAGGACGTGGAGGCCGTGCGGGATGAGCGTCCGCTCAAGTTCGTAGAGGTGCGCGGCGAGCTTGTCGGGGTCTTCGCACTCGATATCGAGGCCCCCGCACTGGTCGGCGATGAGCGCTTCAAGGTCGGCGCGTTCAGCCACGTCGTCGCTGGCGCGCCAGCGCTCGACGCTGGCTTTCAGGTCGACGAAGCCCTTGTAGAGCCCGGCCTGGGCGAGCGGCGGGGTGAGATAGGTGACGATGGTCGCGGCGCTGCGGCGCTTGGCGAGCAGGCCTTCCGACGGATTGTTCGACGCATAGAGATAGGTGTTGGGCACATCGCCCAAGAGCCGCTCGGGCCAGCAATCGCCGGTCATGCCGACCTGCTTGCCGGGCATGAATTCCAGCGCGCCGTGGGTGCCGAAATGCAGCAGCGCGTCGGCCCCGAAATCCTCGCGGATCCAGCGATAGAAGGCGGCGAAGGCGTGGGTCGGGGCGAAATCGCCCTCGAACAGCAGGCGCATCGGATCGCCCTCATAGCCGAATGCGGGCTGCACCCCGACGAAGACGTCGCCGAACGTGGCGCCGTAAATGTGGATGTTGCGACCGTCGCTCTGCACCTTGCCCGGCGCGGCGCCCCATTGCGCCTCGATTTCCTTGAGATGCGGTTCTGCACGGACATGGTCGTCGGCGCCGACGCGCGCGGCGACATTGGCATCGGCGCCGTAGCGCTCGGCATTGCCCTTGAGGATAGCGGCGCGGAGGTCATCGACTGTCTCGGGCACGTCGAGCGAATAGCCTTCGTCGGCGAGGCGCAGCAGCGTCGCATGAAGGGATTCGAAGACGGCGAGATGCGCCGCCGTGCCGGTCGCGCCGGCATTGGGTGGGAAGTTGAACAGGATGATGGCAAGCTTGCGCTGCGCCCGCTCGGTGTTGCGTAGCGAGATGAGCTTGGCAGTGCGTGCGGCCAGCGCGTCGGCGCGCTCATGGTCGCAATGCATGGCGCGGACCGGGCCTTCGCCATGTTCGCGGCGCCCGCCAAAGACGCTGGGGCAGGTCGCGCCGTCCAGTTCGGGCAGGGCGACCATCATGGTGGCTTCGAGCGGGAGCAGCCCCTGCCGACGTCCGCGCCATTCGCCGATCGTCTGGAATTCGATGGCATGGGCGGCGATGTAGGGAACGTCGAGACGGCTCAGCACGTCGACCGCAGCGTCATTGTCATTATAGGCCGGCCCGCCGACAAGGCTGAAGCCGGTGAGGTTGACGATGGCGTCGACCGTCGGCTTGCCGTCGGCGTCCATGAAGAATTTCTCGATCGCCGGGCGGGCGTCGAGGCCGCTGGCGAAGGCCGGGATGACGCGCATGCCCGCCGCCTCATAGGCGGCGATCACGCCGTCATAATGGGCGGCATCGCGGCCCAGCAGGTAGGAGCGCAAGAGGAGCAGCCCCACCGTGCCCTTGGCCCCTTTCTTGCGCGGCAGTAGGCGCAGGCTTTCGGACAGGCGCTGGTCGGTGCGCGGATGATAGACGCCGACCTCGGGATATTCCTGCGGCATGTCGGCATCGGTCATGCCGGCGCGGGTAAGGCGATCGCCGGCGGCGTAGCGGTCGATCAGGCGGCGCACCATCGCGACGACATTCTCGTCCGATCCCGAGAGCCAATATTGCAGCGTCAGGAAATAGTTGCGCACATCTTGCGCGGTGCCGGGGATA contains:
- a CDS encoding magnesium chelatase subunit H, translating into MPGSALPPVRVAIVTLDNHLKGAVDRASEQLARENIHLTLHAAADWDRGGDALKRTKEAVAKADIVIATMLFLDDHVRAIQPALEARREECDAMLGLMSAGEIVKLTRMGKYRMDAPAKGPLALLKKLRGSKKPGASSGAKQMRMLRRLPKILKYIPGTAQDVRNYFLTLQYWLSGSDENVVAMVRRLIDRYAAGDRLTRAGMTDADMPQEYPEVGVYHPRTDQRLSESLRLLPRKKGAKGTVGLLLLRSYLLGRDAAHYDGVIAAYEAAGMRVIPAFASGLDARPAIEKFFMDADGKPTVDAIVNLTGFSLVGGPAYNDNDAAVDVLSRLDVPYIAAHAIEFQTIGEWRGRRQGLLPLEATMMVALPELDGATCPSVFGGRREHGEGPVRAMHCDHERADALAARTAKLISLRNTERAQRKLAIILFNFPPNAGATGTAAHLAVFESLHATLLRLADEGYSLDVPETVDDLRAAILKGNAERYGADANVAARVGADDHVRAEPHLKEIEAQWGAAPGKVQSDGRNIHIYGATFGDVFVGVQPAFGYEGDPMRLLFEGDFAPTHAFAAFYRWIREDFGADALLHFGTHGALEFMPGKQVGMTGDCWPERLLGDVPNTYLYASNNPSEGLLAKRRSAATIVTYLTPPLAQAGLYKGFVDLKASVERWRASDDVAERADLEALIADQCGGLDIECEDPDKLAAHLYELERTLIPHGLHVLGSPPEGAEQADLLDAMMEADPEADRDDLIAKLDSCDELGALIHALDGGYTPPAPGGDVVANPDVLPTGRNMHGFDPFRLPSRFACQQGAAQAEQLIARHVAGGASFPHSLAMVLWGTDNMKSEGVQIAQALTLIGAKPRRDGYGRLCGAELIPLEELGRPRIDVVMTLSGIFRDLLPLQTRMLAEAARLAAEADEPLEMNFVRAHSLAHAEAHGCDLATAALRVFSNAEGQYGANVNQLIDGGTWADPDELANAFETHKGYAYGVDGKPVQQRDLLKSALAGVEFTYQNLESIEVGVTDLDQYVDGLGGISRSVARARGGKEAPVYIVDPTRGGEAKVRTLSEQIDLETRSRTLNPKWYEGMLSHGYEGVRHIEMHVTNTMGWSATTGDVAPWVYQRISETFVLDEEMRHRLAALNPKSSARVAERLLEACDRELWQPDEATLAALRDASHDLEDRLEGVIAAE